AGATGATGAATTCATTTCAACCGTAGGCGAGGGCGTCGAGTCGTCTATTATTGAACTAATTGATGATGTTGGTGCGGCCGCATCAGATTTATAAAAATGCTGGAATGCGGCGACACACAATGCAATCAGGATAAAAAATTTTCTCAAGGTAAACTCCCTGTACCTTCGTTTATTGGTAGGTTTGACCGTTGTGCTTCAACCAACCGGAAACATGGCGATTTTGCGGATCATGATGCGTCCAGTGAATAACCCCACCTTTTTCATTCCACTCGTATTCACCGTAGAACTCAACGGTGTCACCTTCGTTCAGACTTTCAATTCTTGGTGCTAAGTCGATGTTATGGGCAACAAGCAATGTCTGACCTGTTGAAAGTTTTAGAATAAAACGTTGGTGCTGAGAACCCCGAGTATCATCAGGCAGCACTTTAACAACAATACCATCACCTTGAATTTGTAAATTACTTTGCTGGTTTTGATATGCCTGAGATAACGCGGCATCTGATTCGCCAGCATGAGTAAATGTGATTGGAATTAATAATGAAAGCCCAAACAGGAACGCAAAATATAGCGAGTTATGTATTTTCATAAGAGAGAGCTCTCGATTGGAAGAACTTAACTTTTAATTAAACGGCGGCACGTAGTGCCGTCCAGTGAGCAGCGTAGCGCGAACGTGTTTGAATTTGTTGTTAGGTATGAACAAAGACAAGTCATTTATTATCAACAACACGGCTGGCTAACTGGTGCCACGGACTTTCAGTTTTCATTGGGGCAGCTTCAAACAACCGCTTGGAATTACTCGCCGACAATATCGATGCAGCGAAGTTTGCTGAACATTCACACATTTTCATTTAGTGAGTGGGCAGTGGGCGTAATTGCCACTACGGCTAGATGATGAGCCGCTTAGGCGTTACACACTGACAATGCTGATGGTTGCCGACACGTAACCCGCGCAGGCTATCAATTTGCAACTTCACGTGAATTCATGTGTTGCGCGAGGCAACCCACTCGCAGGTAGTGAGCTGCACAAACCACTGGACCATCTGCACAGCCGCTTTAGGGCTCGAATTCACCGCCAACAACAAAGCCGTTTTTATTACCTAACTATAAGTTAAACGGCGGCACGTGTGCCGTCCAGTGAGCAAAGCGAACGTGTTTAAACGCCTTGTTAGGTAGGAGAATAAAGGAAATATCTTTTATTCATCACCGCTGGACTGGCTAATTGGTGCACAGACTTCAATGTTGCCATTGCACCCGCTTTAAACCACCGCTCGGAATTACACGCCGACGGGCTTGAAACGGCCCCTTTGCGTTATGTTTCACTGACATTATTCAGGAAACGGGGAGTGGTCGTTTCAAACCAAAAAGCCCGGATGATGAGCCGCTTCAGGCGTACACCCCGACGGACTTGAAGGTTGCCGAAGACATAACCAGTGCGGATTTGAATTACACACTGAAAGTGAGATCATGAGT
This genomic interval from Tolumonas lignilytica contains the following:
- a CDS encoding excalibur calcium-binding domain-containing protein, giving the protein MRKFFILIALCVAAFQHFYKSDAAAPTSSISSIIDDSTPSPTVEMNSSSSVFSCQGKTHCSEMNSYAEAKFYLDNCPGMKVDGDNDGIPCERQFGQ
- a CDS encoding DUF3465 domain-containing protein translates to MKIHNSLYFAFLFGLSLLIPITFTHAGESDAALSQAYQNQQSNLQIQGDGIVVKVLPDDTRGSQHQRFILKLSTGQTLLVAHNIDLAPRIESLNEGDTVEFYGEYEWNEKGGVIHWTHHDPQNRHVSGWLKHNGQTYQ